In Candidatus Kerfeldbacteria bacterium, a single genomic region encodes these proteins:
- the uvrB gene encoding excinuclease ABC subunit UvrB, whose product MKFELTSPFKPTGDQPTAIKKLVAGLARHKHQTLLGVTGSGKTFTMANIIQQVQKPTLILSHNKTLAAQLASEFEDFFPKNSVHYFVSYYDYYQPEAYIPRSDTYIEKETQMNEEIDRLRHASTAALLSRNDVIIVASVSCIYGLGSPTEYKRDVIHLQRGDTTKRDLILHALVNIQYERNQTDLWRNRFRVTGEILEVFPSDSANNFYRIRFWGDEIEKIEEIDSLTQSVVQTHERVDIYPARHYLAPDEVVKQSLKEIQLDMERQVALFKKNHKYIEAQRLEERVRYDIEMIKEVGYCNGIENYSRYFDLRTAGEPPSTLIDFFPKDFLLFIDESHMSIPQVRGMYFGDRSRKETLVNYGFRLPAAMDNRPLKYEEFAKKLNRVIYVSATPSEYEIEMSGQVVEQLIRPTGLLDPTVEVRPTKNQIDNLLDEIKTRVEKKQRVLVTTLTKRMSEDLTEYLADLDIKVQYLHSEVDTMERLEILRDLRTGKYDVLIGINLLREGLDLPEVSLIAILDADKEGYLRSDTALIQTMGRAARHVQGHIIMYADNITKSMKRAIDETIRRRTIQAAYNKKHGITPQTIIKAIKETRLAGAKRKEAEAEHPSFKDIPAEEIPHIIADLESQMELAAQNLDFEKAAQLRDAVQLLKKPTQKKQHYK is encoded by the coding sequence ATGAAATTTGAACTGACTTCCCCATTCAAACCAACTGGCGACCAACCGACGGCTATCAAAAAGCTGGTGGCAGGTTTAGCGCGACACAAACACCAAACCCTCTTGGGCGTCACGGGCTCAGGGAAAACCTTTACCATGGCTAATATTATTCAGCAGGTGCAGAAACCAACTCTGATTCTATCGCACAACAAAACATTGGCCGCCCAGCTTGCCTCAGAATTTGAAGATTTTTTTCCAAAAAATTCCGTTCACTACTTCGTTTCATATTACGACTACTACCAACCCGAAGCCTACATTCCACGAAGCGATACATATATCGAGAAAGAAACGCAGATGAACGAAGAGATTGATCGTTTGCGCCATGCGTCAACGGCCGCCCTACTTTCCCGAAATGATGTGATTATTGTGGCCTCTGTTTCGTGCATTTACGGCCTCGGCTCACCGACGGAATACAAGCGGGATGTCATCCACCTCCAGCGTGGGGATACAACAAAACGCGACCTTATTCTCCATGCCTTGGTCAACATCCAATACGAACGCAACCAAACCGATCTTTGGCGCAATCGATTCCGAGTGACCGGGGAAATACTTGAGGTGTTTCCGTCTGATTCGGCCAATAATTTTTACCGCATCCGTTTCTGGGGAGATGAAATTGAAAAAATCGAAGAGATTGATTCACTGACCCAATCAGTCGTTCAAACGCATGAACGGGTAGACATCTACCCGGCGCGACACTACCTGGCTCCCGATGAAGTGGTCAAACAATCACTGAAGGAAATCCAGCTCGATATGGAGCGGCAAGTGGCACTCTTCAAAAAGAACCACAAATATATCGAAGCGCAACGCCTCGAAGAGCGAGTTCGCTATGACATTGAAATGATTAAAGAAGTCGGCTATTGCAATGGCATCGAAAACTATTCACGTTATTTCGACCTACGCACCGCCGGGGAACCGCCCTCGACCCTAATTGATTTCTTCCCCAAAGATTTCCTACTCTTCATCGATGAATCCCACATGAGTATTCCCCAGGTGCGGGGCATGTATTTCGGAGATCGCTCACGGAAAGAAACGCTGGTGAACTATGGCTTCCGTCTGCCGGCGGCCATGGATAATCGGCCATTAAAATATGAAGAATTTGCCAAAAAATTAAATCGCGTCATCTACGTCTCGGCAACGCCCAGTGAATATGAAATAGAAATGTCAGGGCAAGTCGTCGAGCAGCTTATTCGGCCAACCGGATTACTCGACCCAACCGTCGAAGTACGGCCAACCAAAAACCAAATTGATAACCTATTGGATGAAATCAAAACCCGCGTGGAAAAAAAGCAGCGGGTGCTAGTAACAACACTGACGAAACGAATGTCGGAAGACCTTACGGAATACCTCGCTGACCTGGATATCAAAGTTCAATATCTCCATTCCGAGGTAGACACGATGGAGCGCCTCGAAATATTGCGTGATTTGCGTACAGGAAAATACGACGTTTTGATTGGCATCAATTTATTACGTGAAGGCCTCGATCTGCCAGAGGTTTCATTAATTGCTATTCTTGATGCTGACAAAGAAGGCTACCTACGGTCAGACACCGCCCTGATTCAAACTATGGGTCGTGCCGCCCGACACGTGCAGGGGCATATCATTATGTACGCTGACAACATTACTAAATCAATGAAACGCGCCATCGACGAAACCATCCGCCGGCGCACCATCCAGGCAGCGTATAACAAAAAACACGGTATTACTCCGCAGACAATTATCAAAGCAATCAAAGAAACGCGTTTAGCTGGCGCCAAAAGAAAAGAGGCCGAAGCTGAACATCCGTCATTCAAGGACATCCCCGCAGAAGAAATCCCGCACATTATCGCCGATTTAGAATCCCAAATGGAATTAGCAGCGCAAAATTTAGATTTTGAAAAAGCCGCTCAGTTACGGGATGCCGTTCAGCTCCTCAAGAAGCCGACGCAGAAAAAACAGCACTATAAATAA
- the malQ gene encoding 4-alpha-glucanotransferase produces MSRSSGIFLHPSSLPSPYGIGDFGPEAYAFVDFLYMSKQRIWGVLPLTIPDETGSPYASVSAHALNWLLVSPQELVRDGFLNEADVPAPKPVEPISFRHAYSVKWKLLRQAYTYFQTNRDEALIKDFHHFITIEQWWLDTYALFMAVKESHGGKPWPRWPKKIALRDTATMQQWQEHHLNQIRYYQFEQWVADRQWRKLKSYAQAKNISIYGDIPFFVTTDSVDVWSHQDQFLLDSRQRPQAVSGVPPDYFSRRGQIWNNPHYNWKVMQRDNFRWWLERFRRATYLYDMIRLDHFRGFDAVWHIPYGARTARHGSWQPVPGDALFAIVTKAYPQLSIIAEDLGMISESVTVLRERYHFPSMRVLQFAFNGFPNNFHRPEFFTDNIVVYTGTHDNTTSRGWITTEAKDNERSAALRELVASPETFAWKLIEYGMHSRAHLCLTPLPDLLNLGAEARLNKPGTKRGNWRWRFSKEALSAILSRRLAELTTTAKRGS; encoded by the coding sequence ATGTCTCGATCATCAGGGATATTTCTCCACCCTAGCTCACTGCCCAGCCCCTATGGCATCGGCGATTTCGGCCCAGAAGCGTATGCTTTTGTTGATTTTTTGTATATGAGTAAACAGCGGATCTGGGGGGTGCTCCCTCTGACCATTCCCGATGAAACCGGCTCGCCCTATGCTTCGGTCTCGGCTCACGCCCTGAACTGGCTATTAGTCAGTCCTCAAGAATTAGTCCGAGATGGTTTCCTGAACGAAGCTGACGTGCCCGCCCCCAAACCTGTTGAGCCCATTAGCTTCCGTCATGCCTATAGTGTCAAATGGAAATTATTGCGCCAAGCGTATACGTATTTCCAAACAAACCGCGATGAGGCACTCATCAAAGATTTTCACCATTTCATCACCATTGAACAATGGTGGCTTGATACCTACGCGCTCTTCATGGCAGTCAAAGAATCGCACGGGGGGAAACCGTGGCCCCGTTGGCCAAAAAAAATAGCACTCAGGGATACCGCCACCATGCAACAGTGGCAGGAACATCACCTAAATCAAATCCGCTATTACCAATTTGAGCAATGGGTGGCCGACCGTCAGTGGCGGAAACTAAAATCCTACGCTCAAGCAAAAAATATTTCTATCTATGGCGACATCCCGTTCTTTGTCACCACGGACAGCGTCGACGTCTGGTCACACCAAGATCAATTCTTGCTGGATAGCCGACAGCGCCCTCAGGCCGTTTCCGGAGTCCCACCGGACTACTTCAGCCGCCGAGGACAAATATGGAACAACCCTCACTACAATTGGAAAGTCATGCAGCGAGACAATTTCCGCTGGTGGCTCGAACGTTTTCGTCGCGCTACCTATCTCTATGATATGATTCGACTCGATCACTTCCGCGGATTCGACGCTGTCTGGCACATCCCCTACGGCGCACGCACCGCTCGCCATGGATCCTGGCAACCCGTGCCTGGCGACGCGCTCTTTGCAATCGTGACCAAAGCATACCCCCAACTCTCCATTATTGCCGAAGACCTCGGCATGATTTCAGAGTCAGTCACCGTCTTGCGCGAACGCTACCATTTTCCTTCAATGCGCGTGCTCCAATTCGCCTTCAATGGTTTCCCTAATAACTTTCACCGGCCAGAATTCTTCACTGACAATATCGTGGTCTACACGGGCACGCATGATAATACGACCAGCCGCGGTTGGATAACAACCGAAGCGAAAGATAATGAACGCAGCGCCGCGCTTCGAGAACTCGTGGCGTCACCGGAAACGTTTGCCTGGAAATTAATTGAATATGGCATGCATTCACGAGCGCACCTGTGCCTTACCCCCTTACCAGACCTGCTCAATCTTGGAGCTGAAGCACGCCTCAATAAGCCCGGCACCAAACGAGGTAACTGGCGCTGGCGGTTTTCAAAAGAGGCATTGTCTGCTATACTGTCCCGACGATTGGCCGAGCTAACCACGACGGCCAAGCGCGGATCATGA
- the ruvA gene encoding Holliday junction branch migration protein RuvA, whose amino-acid sequence MIALLTGTVREKTAKTLTLVAGAVGYEIYCLAVLLEKTRIGDEMTLYTHQYVREDALELYGFATSAERSFFRLLISVTGVGPKSALTVMSLTTLDELEAAIIQGDAALLTKVSGIGTKTASRIIVDLKGKIASGSDAGSRSSVDGDAIDALVGLGYSVREAREVLKHVADPKLSSGQKVQAALKLLGTKQ is encoded by the coding sequence ATGATTGCATTACTCACCGGAACAGTCCGCGAAAAAACAGCTAAAACACTCACCCTCGTGGCTGGCGCCGTTGGCTATGAGATATACTGTTTAGCTGTTCTTTTGGAGAAGACACGTATTGGCGATGAGATGACATTGTACACGCATCAGTACGTGCGCGAGGACGCTTTGGAATTATATGGTTTTGCGACAAGTGCCGAGCGCAGTTTTTTTCGTTTATTGATAAGCGTGACGGGGGTAGGCCCTAAATCCGCCCTGACCGTTATGTCGTTAACGACGCTTGATGAATTGGAGGCAGCTATCATTCAGGGCGATGCTGCATTACTGACGAAAGTTTCCGGTATCGGGACGAAAACAGCGTCGCGCATCATTGTTGATCTGAAAGGAAAGATTGCTAGCGGCAGTGACGCGGGCAGTCGATCGAGCGTAGATGGCGACGCGATTGACGCACTCGTGGGCTTGGGATATTCCGTGCGTGAAGCACGCGAAGTGCTCAAGCATGTCGCGGATCCAAAGCTATCGAGCGGACAAAAAGTTCAAGCCGCTCTCAAATTATTAGGCACGAAGCAGTAA
- a CDS encoding peptidoglycan bridge formation glycyltransferase FemA/FemB family protein — MDVRRCTDQKIFDAWVRAQPQTQFTQSWDWGVFQEKTGRSARRYGVFDGGTIRAVAQVIIHQLPGRWQYWYIPRGPVVRHDLNDDEVAHTMRALLEHIIDEAGDVGALSLIIEPAWRRERLSLLQSMMSAWPGESARFRQPQDTQLLDLGGTEEQLLEQMHQKTRYNIRLAEKRGVTVRVSSAVADVDRFWDINTETTQRDQFRSHAKEYYQQMMETLGPSGMARVFIAEYEGMALAANIVLHAGDMATYVHGASSDRERSVMAPYLLQWQQILDAKTAGLKWYDFGGVGSAEAGTQDRWAGITRFKQGFGGTPMNYIGAHTLILRPGWYRVYKLIRQLRSVI; from the coding sequence ATGGACGTACGCCGCTGCACTGATCAAAAAATATTTGATGCCTGGGTGCGAGCACAGCCCCAGACGCAGTTTACGCAATCATGGGATTGGGGTGTATTTCAAGAAAAGACAGGACGGTCAGCGCGTCGCTATGGCGTTTTTGATGGCGGGACTATTCGAGCCGTGGCTCAAGTCATCATTCATCAGCTGCCTGGGCGCTGGCAGTATTGGTATATACCGCGAGGGCCGGTGGTACGGCACGATCTCAATGATGATGAGGTAGCGCACACCATGCGAGCATTGCTTGAACATATTATTGATGAAGCTGGTGACGTCGGTGCGCTTTCACTTATTATTGAACCAGCCTGGCGGCGGGAACGCTTGTCATTGCTGCAATCAATGATGAGCGCTTGGCCGGGCGAGTCAGCTCGTTTTCGCCAGCCTCAGGATACGCAGTTATTAGATCTGGGTGGCACTGAGGAGCAGTTGTTGGAACAGATGCACCAGAAGACGCGGTACAATATTCGTTTGGCAGAAAAGCGCGGAGTCACAGTGCGCGTTTCGAGCGCGGTTGCCGATGTTGATCGTTTTTGGGACATAAATACTGAGACCACTCAGCGCGATCAGTTTCGCTCACATGCAAAGGAATATTACCAGCAGATGATGGAAACGCTTGGGCCGTCAGGCATGGCGCGAGTATTTATTGCAGAATATGAAGGCATGGCTCTTGCGGCAAATATTGTGTTGCATGCCGGCGATATGGCGACCTATGTTCATGGTGCATCATCGGATCGGGAGCGATCGGTCATGGCTCCGTATCTGTTGCAGTGGCAGCAAATTTTGGATGCGAAAACGGCGGGATTGAAATGGTATGATTTTGGCGGAGTCGGATCGGCAGAGGCGGGGACGCAGGATCGCTGGGCGGGCATTACTCGATTTAAACAGGGTTTTGGTGGAACCCCAATGAACTATATAGGAGCCCACACCTTGATTCTCCGGCCGGGGTGGTATAGAGTGTATAAATTAATTCGTCAACTACGGTCAGTCATATGA
- a CDS encoding NTP transferase domain-containing protein, with the protein MITKVVISAAGRGTRMKHLSQRRPKHLIEVGGKPFLNYVLENVRAAGLTDITIVSGYFSDQIESFLKTVPYPVRVMNQFELLGTEEYGTACPIKVVRDVIGTDQFIALAGDNYYEVSDITKMIHEDEFTYVGAKTTDHPETKGVLVTDADGILESIVEKPATFMGNLVNGSAYKFTHDIFDVIDDVPLSSRGEYEITDAITALAALRKVKVVKIDGYWIDFGNPDDIHQFEQYLSTRQ; encoded by the coding sequence ATGATCACTAAAGTTGTGATATCGGCAGCCGGTCGCGGCACCCGGATGAAGCATCTCTCACAGCGTCGCCCCAAACACTTAATTGAAGTCGGTGGGAAGCCTTTTTTAAATTATGTACTTGAGAATGTCCGTGCCGCTGGCCTCACTGATATTACTATCGTGAGCGGGTATTTCTCTGATCAAATTGAGTCATTTTTGAAAACAGTGCCATACCCGGTTCGAGTCATGAATCAGTTTGAGCTATTGGGGACCGAAGAATACGGCACCGCCTGTCCGATTAAAGTTGTTCGAGATGTCATTGGCACTGATCAATTTATAGCTTTGGCGGGTGACAATTATTATGAGGTTTCTGACATCACTAAGATGATTCACGAAGACGAATTTACGTATGTGGGCGCCAAGACAACTGACCATCCTGAAACAAAAGGGGTGCTCGTAACAGATGCGGATGGGATTCTCGAAAGTATTGTAGAAAAGCCAGCTACCTTTATGGGAAATTTGGTGAATGGCAGTGCGTATAAATTTACGCATGATATTTTCGATGTGATTGATGATGTGCCGCTTTCCTCGCGTGGCGAGTATGAGATCACCGATGCGATCACTGCATTGGCCGCATTACGGAAAGTAAAAGTAGTGAAGATTGACGGGTATTGGATTGACTTTGGTAATCCAGATGATATTCATCAGTTTGAGCAGTATCTCAGTACGCGCCAGTAG
- a CDS encoding DUF475 domain-containing protein, with amino-acid sequence MLEIIIVIIGLCIFEIISSVDNAIVNAHVLRTMPEKYRKIFLFWGILFAVFVVRGVLPFIIVWIANPTLGIGEIISSAFNHSEEIQGYLEASKPLLLIGGGTYLFLVFMAWLFLEEKKYAFFVEHFIHRQGFWFYALSSIGLTTIIFLSMRVNPMMALAASIGASAFFLTDGFKKNAEEKEKQLADPSLGAWSKILYLEALDASFSIDGVIGAFAFTLSVPIIILGNGLGAFVVREVTVRGINWIARFAYLKNGAMYAIGMLGGLMVFESFGHEYPFWLAPLNTVLLLSIFMYLSWREIKMAKQNQTPIVES; translated from the coding sequence ATGTTAGAAATTATCATCGTTATCATCGGGCTGTGCATTTTTGAAATCATTTCCAGCGTGGACAATGCCATTGTTAACGCGCATGTACTGCGCACCATGCCGGAGAAGTACCGGAAGATTTTCCTTTTCTGGGGGATTTTATTTGCTGTTTTTGTCGTTCGCGGTGTACTGCCATTTATCATAGTGTGGATAGCTAATCCTACTTTGGGAATTGGCGAAATCATTTCTTCGGCATTCAATCATTCAGAAGAAATTCAGGGATATCTGGAGGCCTCTAAGCCGTTGTTGCTGATTGGTGGTGGCACCTATCTCTTCTTAGTATTTATGGCTTGGTTATTTTTGGAGGAAAAAAAGTATGCTTTTTTTGTGGAACATTTTATTCATCGGCAGGGATTCTGGTTTTATGCCCTTTCCTCAATTGGCTTAACGACTATTATATTTCTCTCAATGCGGGTCAACCCGATGATGGCCTTAGCCGCGTCAATTGGCGCTTCCGCTTTTTTCCTGACGGATGGATTTAAGAAGAATGCGGAAGAAAAAGAAAAACAATTGGCAGATCCATCGCTCGGAGCCTGGAGCAAGATTCTTTACCTCGAGGCATTGGATGCTTCATTTTCTATTGATGGCGTCATCGGCGCGTTTGCCTTTACTTTATCGGTGCCCATTATTATTTTGGGAAATGGATTGGGCGCGTTCGTTGTTCGAGAAGTTACCGTGCGGGGTATTAATTGGATCGCGAGGTTTGCTTATCTGAAAAATGGTGCTATGTATGCCATCGGCATGCTGGGTGGCCTAATGGTATTTGAGAGCTTTGGTCATGAGTATCCTTTCTGGCTCGCTCCGCTCAATACCGTACTCTTGCTCAGCATCTTCATGTATTTGTCCTGGCGGGAGATAAAGATGGCGAAACAGAATCAAACTCCGATTGTTGAGTCATAG
- the ispH gene encoding 4-hydroxy-3-methylbut-2-enyl diphosphate reductase: MTMKIILAQPRGFCAGVDRAIDIVILALQVYGAPLYVKHAIVHNAHVVRDLEKKGATFVESIEEIPIGSRVIFSAHGSPPSDYDAARHRSIEIIDATCPLVTKVHLEVKRYVREGYTIILVGHRGHVEMRGTMGEAPEHTYLVETIEDVHALGFSKDTKIAVLTQTTLSVDDTATLLVEIKKVFPQAILPPAADICYATTNRQAAAKALARQCDIVLVMGSITSSNTNRLVEVVRAIGTPAYRIDQVSEIQPEWLSAPMRVGITSGASAPESIVQAVVDRLRSTYGATVETLPVIEERVWFDIPKDLKDVAHDRGIDTDVLSKHTIAQDATMKR; the protein is encoded by the coding sequence ATTACCATGAAGATTATACTTGCCCAACCTCGCGGCTTTTGTGCTGGCGTTGATCGCGCCATCGATATTGTTATATTAGCGCTGCAGGTATATGGCGCGCCATTATATGTAAAGCATGCCATCGTGCATAATGCACATGTGGTGAGAGATCTGGAAAAGAAGGGCGCGACATTTGTCGAATCAATTGAGGAGATACCGATCGGCAGCCGGGTTATTTTTAGCGCCCACGGCAGCCCGCCGTCTGATTATGATGCGGCTCGACATCGCTCAATCGAAATCATTGATGCGACCTGTCCACTGGTGACCAAAGTACATCTTGAGGTCAAGCGCTATGTGAGGGAAGGGTATACGATTATTTTGGTAGGTCACCGTGGCCATGTGGAAATGCGTGGCACCATGGGAGAGGCGCCGGAGCATACTTATTTGGTTGAAACAATTGAAGATGTCCATGCCCTTGGTTTTTCTAAGGATACAAAGATTGCCGTCCTGACCCAAACTACATTATCCGTGGATGATACGGCGACTCTCTTAGTCGAAATAAAGAAGGTATTTCCCCAGGCAATCCTTCCGCCAGCGGCCGATATCTGTTATGCCACCACCAATCGGCAGGCGGCTGCAAAAGCCTTGGCGCGGCAGTGCGATATTGTTTTGGTAATGGGTTCAATCACCAGCTCGAATACCAATCGGTTAGTAGAGGTCGTCCGTGCAATTGGCACACCAGCCTATCGCATTGATCAGGTATCGGAGATTCAGCCTGAGTGGCTGTCCGCTCCTATGCGGGTAGGCATTACTTCGGGCGCTTCAGCACCCGAGTCAATCGTGCAGGCAGTGGTTGACCGATTGCGATCAACGTATGGAGCAACGGTTGAGACATTACCTGTTATTGAAGAGCGCGTTTGGTTTGATATACCGAAAGATTTGAAGGATGTGGCGCATGACCGGGGCATTGACACCGACGTCCTGAGCAAACATACTATTGCACAGGACGCTACGATGAAACGGTAA
- a CDS encoding methionine adenosyltransferase: MSVRKLFTSESVTEGHPDKVCDQISDAIYDAMLRQDLETHAGIECFATTGLVMVGGEARTRAYVDIQDVVRQTLKRIGYDSPDFGFCYKDIGVISTLHEQSPDIAQGVDEGAGEFKEQGAGDQGLMFGYACDQTPELMPLPISLAQRLARRLSEVRKDGTLPYLRPDGKSQVSVEYIDGKPSRVTAVVIAAHHAESVEMETLRRDITEQVIKPVLGEWYTAETQMFINSTGKFVIGGPPADTGLTGRKIIVDTYGGYAPHGGGCFSGKCITKVDRSAAYAARYIAKHVVAAGLARECLVQLAYSIGVAKPVSIMVDTKGTGTIPDAEIEALVEKHFPVKPADIIRELNLKQPIYEQTAAYGHFGRTDVEFPWEKLDKLDLVRQKK, encoded by the coding sequence ATGTCCGTACGGAAACTATTTACCTCAGAGTCAGTCACCGAGGGTCATCCCGATAAAGTCTGTGATCAAATTTCAGATGCCATTTACGATGCGATGCTGCGCCAAGATCTTGAGACGCACGCTGGCATCGAATGTTTTGCGACCACCGGTCTCGTGATGGTTGGCGGTGAAGCCCGCACTAGAGCCTACGTGGATATTCAGGATGTGGTTCGTCAGACATTGAAACGGATTGGCTACGATAGTCCTGATTTTGGTTTTTGCTACAAAGATATTGGCGTTATCAGTACGCTTCATGAACAATCCCCGGATATTGCGCAGGGCGTGGACGAAGGCGCCGGCGAATTCAAAGAGCAGGGCGCGGGTGATCAGGGACTCATGTTCGGCTATGCCTGCGATCAGACGCCGGAGCTGATGCCATTGCCGATTTCGCTGGCCCAGCGCTTGGCACGACGGTTGTCAGAAGTGCGCAAAGACGGCACATTGCCATATTTACGACCTGATGGCAAGTCCCAGGTCAGCGTTGAATATATTGATGGCAAACCTTCTCGGGTAACGGCCGTGGTGATTGCCGCACACCATGCGGAAAGTGTAGAAATGGAAACATTGCGTAGAGATATTACCGAGCAGGTGATTAAGCCCGTCCTCGGCGAATGGTACACTGCCGAAACTCAAATGTTTATTAATTCGACGGGTAAGTTTGTGATTGGTGGTCCTCCGGCAGACACTGGTTTGACTGGTCGTAAAATTATCGTCGATACGTATGGTGGCTACGCCCCTCATGGCGGTGGTTGTTTCTCGGGGAAATGCATTACCAAGGTTGATCGCAGCGCTGCCTACGCCGCTCGGTACATCGCCAAGCATGTGGTAGCTGCTGGATTGGCACGTGAATGTTTAGTGCAGCTGGCGTATTCTATCGGTGTAGCCAAACCTGTTTCGATCATGGTTGATACCAAGGGGACCGGCACCATACCGGATGCGGAGATTGAGGCGCTGGTTGAGAAGCATTTTCCCGTGAAACCGGCAGATATTATTCGTGAACTCAATCTCAAGCAACCTATCTATGAGCAAACCGCTGCCTATGGCCATTTTGGCCGAACAGATGTGGAGTTTCCTTGGGAGAAATTAGACAAGCTTGACCTGGTACGCCAGAAAAAATAA
- a CDS encoding divalent-cation tolerance protein CutA, with amino-acid sequence MIHVYIHYPSRAEARRISKLILQRRLAACINFIKQEDLYWWRGKLVASTGVITLIATQPRHYKKIERLVLAHHSYAIPCILRLPVSHALPAYHRWLLAETTLTDSK; translated from the coding sequence ATGATTCACGTCTACATTCACTATCCGAGCCGTGCCGAGGCACGGCGGATCTCAAAGCTCATCCTCCAGCGGCGACTGGCCGCCTGTATTAATTTTATTAAGCAAGAGGATCTCTACTGGTGGCGGGGTAAGCTTGTTGCAAGTACCGGCGTGATTACGCTCATCGCCACGCAACCACGGCATTATAAAAAAATTGAGCGGTTGGTGTTAGCGCACCATTCATATGCCATTCCCTGCATTCTTCGCTTACCCGTGTCGCATGCTTTGCCGGCGTACCATCGCTGGCTATTGGCAGAAACTACATTGACTGATTCAAAATGA